One stretch of Chryseobacterium indologenes DNA includes these proteins:
- a CDS encoding gliding motility lipoprotein GldH: MRKILGLLTFILFFSCNSSSGEDVMMNSVDNKWNKKSEQKFNLEITDPQNPKNIIFVVRNNNNYPYSNIRFIVNFTNLQNKKKETDTLNYVLAKPNGEWLGTGFGDTKETLFQYKLNYKFPAKGKYEIGLTQAMRNDNLPGIEDIGIKIETAKP, translated from the coding sequence ATGCGTAAAATTTTAGGATTACTCACCTTTATCCTTTTCTTTAGCTGTAACTCTTCTTCAGGAGAAGATGTTATGATGAATTCCGTTGATAATAAATGGAATAAGAAAAGTGAGCAAAAATTTAATCTTGAAATTACAGATCCGCAGAATCCTAAAAATATTATATTTGTCGTAAGAAATAACAACAATTACCCTTACAGTAATATAAGGTTTATTGTGAATTTCACCAACCTTCAGAACAAGAAAAAGGAAACTGACACCCTGAATTATGTTTTGGCAAAACCAAACGGGGAATGGCTTGGTACAGGCTTTGGTGACACAAAGGAAACATTGTTTCAGTATAAATTAAATTACAAGTTTCCAGCGAAAGGAAAATATGAAATCGGCCTGACTCAGGCAATGAGAAACGACAACCTTCCTGGAATTGAGGATATTGGGATAAAAATAGAAACGGCTAAACCGTAA
- a CDS encoding 50S ribosomal protein L25/general stress protein Ctc, whose product MKSITIQGTKRESVGKKSTKALRDAELVPCVVYGGETPLNFSAEERAFKGLVYTPEAHTVSIEVDGQTIPAVLQDIQFHPITDRILHIDFYQLSDDKPVVMEVPVRITGRSKGVVAGGVLRQSFRKLKVKAIPANLPDEIVVDVTPLRIGNKLYIGGIKTEGYSFMHPDNAVVVAVKMSRNAMKGGAAAMDDEDEEEAEEVATQSPDVPTTEEKSAE is encoded by the coding sequence ATGAAATCTATTACAATTCAAGGTACAAAAAGAGAAAGCGTGGGCAAAAAGTCTACAAAAGCTTTACGTGATGCTGAATTAGTTCCTTGTGTTGTTTATGGAGGTGAAACACCTTTAAACTTCTCTGCTGAAGAGAGAGCTTTCAAAGGATTAGTATACACTCCTGAAGCACACACGGTATCTATTGAGGTTGACGGGCAAACAATTCCGGCAGTTCTTCAAGATATTCAGTTTCACCCAATTACTGACAGAATTCTTCACATCGACTTCTATCAATTATCTGACGATAAGCCAGTTGTTATGGAGGTTCCGGTAAGAATTACAGGACGTTCAAAAGGTGTTGTAGCTGGTGGTGTTTTACGTCAGTCTTTCAGAAAGTTAAAAGTAAAAGCTATTCCTGCTAACTTACCTGACGAAATCGTTGTAGATGTTACTCCATTAAGAATTGGTAACAAACTTTACATCGGTGGAATCAAAACTGAAGGATATTCTTTCATGCACCCGGACAATGCAGTAGTAGTTGCTGTTAAGATGTCTAGAAATGCAATGAAAGGTGGTGCTGCTGCAATGGATGATGAAGATGAAGAAGAAGCAGAAGAAGTTGCTACTCAATCTCCTGATGTTCCAACAACAGAAGAAAAATCTGCAGAATAA
- a CDS encoding OmpP1/FadL family transporter, which produces MKKILVSTALLAGVLSYAGGFRVSLQGVKQLAMAHTSAHAEDASVTFFNPAGMSFIPSKLSVVAGGFGASNKVTFQNLNTLQSTETDNPLGTPIYAAITYKPIEKLSVGFSFSTPFGSTVKWPDNWEGKEMVQKLELKSYYFQPMVSVKLAPWLAFGASYIYARGKVDWDKAVTQFNGQVNINDEKASGHGYGFGFYFRPDPKLDVSIAYRSAIDMKAKNGTATFKFPSQSPYSLLKLNAAGQDGFTATLPLVEEYTIGLTYKVTPKWQVSADFNYHGWERYSKLVLDFENAPIGNQADPTVLVSPKNFRNSKTFRLGTQYAFSNMIYGRLGAYYDESPYTNENFIPETPSFNTYVITGGVGFKLKQFGVDIAGGYAMPQYRNVNNANLGFYGQAKAKAFYFGLGLSYNPF; this is translated from the coding sequence ATGAAAAAAATATTAGTATCAACTGCTTTATTGGCGGGCGTTTTATCTTACGCAGGAGGCTTTAGAGTTTCTTTGCAAGGGGTAAAGCAATTGGCAATGGCGCATACTAGTGCTCATGCTGAAGATGCAAGTGTGACGTTCTTCAACCCGGCAGGTATGTCGTTTATTCCTTCCAAGCTGAGTGTAGTGGCCGGAGGATTTGGTGCAAGTAATAAAGTTACTTTTCAGAACTTAAATACTTTACAAAGTACAGAAACGGATAACCCTCTGGGAACCCCAATCTATGCAGCGATTACTTATAAACCAATAGAAAAACTATCTGTAGGTTTCAGTTTTTCAACGCCTTTCGGTAGTACGGTTAAGTGGCCGGATAATTGGGAAGGAAAGGAAATGGTACAGAAGTTAGAACTTAAGAGTTATTATTTCCAACCCATGGTTTCCGTAAAATTAGCCCCTTGGTTGGCTTTCGGAGCGAGTTATATTTATGCAAGAGGAAAAGTGGACTGGGATAAAGCTGTAACACAGTTTAACGGGCAGGTAAACATCAATGATGAGAAGGCAAGCGGACACGGATATGGGTTCGGTTTCTATTTCAGACCTGATCCGAAATTAGATGTGAGTATTGCTTACCGTTCAGCAATTGATATGAAAGCTAAAAATGGAACAGCTACGTTCAAATTCCCGTCTCAGAGTCCTTATTCATTGCTGAAACTGAATGCTGCAGGGCAGGATGGATTCACAGCAACACTTCCGTTGGTTGAAGAATATACCATTGGTTTAACCTATAAGGTGACCCCTAAATGGCAGGTTTCAGCAGACTTCAACTACCATGGATGGGAAAGATATAGCAAGCTAGTCTTAGATTTTGAAAATGCACCAATCGGAAATCAGGCAGACCCTACAGTTCTTGTGAGTCCTAAGAATTTTAGAAATTCCAAGACATTTAGACTGGGAACTCAATATGCATTCTCTAATATGATTTACGGACGTTTGGGAGCTTATTATGATGAATCTCCTTATACAAACGAAAATTTTATACCGGAAACACCTTCATTCAATACCTATGTAATTACGGGTGGGGTAGGATTTAAACTGAAGCAGTTTGGGGTTGATATTGCAGGAGGATATGCAATGCCTCAATATAGAAATGTGAACAATGCTAATCTTGGATTCTACGGACAGGCGAAAGCAAAAGCGTTCTATTTTGGTCTAGGTTTATCTTATAATCCTTTTTAA
- a CDS encoding cysteine desulfurase, whose amino-acid sequence MFDIQEIRSQFSILDREVNGKPLVYLDNAATSQKPNSVLEVCHAYYTELNANVHRGIHTLSQLATEEMELSRRKIQKFINAEHDFEVIFTKGTTEGLNLISYILTQKLKKDDEIIISYLEHHSNIVPWQLLCERTGAKLRVIPIDENGILQLDYFDQFLSEKTKVVSVNQVSNALGIVNPIEEIIARTRKNTDAYIVIDGAQSAPHFNIDVQKMDCDFFVFSGHKMYAPMGTGVLYGKREILEDLPPFHGGGEMIATCSFDGTTYAGLPFKYEAGTPNVGGNIALGAAVDFMNRVGHENIQNHENALLEYAQRHLLEIEGLKVYGEKAKRTGVVSFNLEGVGISSDVGMILDKMGIAVRTGHHCTQPIMDFFNIAGTVRASFAVYNTFEEIDLLVEGVKKAQRMLS is encoded by the coding sequence ATGTTTGACATTCAGGAAATAAGAAGCCAGTTTTCTATATTGGACAGAGAAGTGAATGGTAAGCCGTTGGTTTACCTGGATAATGCAGCTACATCTCAAAAGCCAAATTCGGTTTTAGAAGTCTGTCACGCATATTATACGGAACTTAATGCCAATGTTCACAGAGGGATCCATACATTAAGCCAACTTGCAACAGAAGAAATGGAACTTTCAAGAAGAAAGATCCAAAAATTCATTAATGCAGAACATGATTTTGAAGTTATTTTTACCAAAGGAACAACGGAGGGACTGAATCTTATCTCTTATATTTTAACACAGAAGCTAAAAAAAGACGATGAGATCATCATTTCTTACCTGGAGCACCATTCCAACATTGTTCCATGGCAATTGCTTTGTGAAAGAACCGGCGCTAAACTTCGGGTGATTCCTATTGATGAAAATGGTATTCTTCAGTTAGATTATTTTGATCAATTTTTAAGTGAAAAAACAAAAGTAGTTTCTGTAAATCAGGTTTCTAACGCATTAGGAATTGTTAATCCTATTGAAGAGATCATTGCCAGAACCAGAAAGAATACAGATGCTTATATTGTTATTGATGGGGCGCAGTCTGCTCCTCACTTCAATATTGATGTTCAAAAGATGGATTGTGATTTCTTTGTGTTTTCAGGACATAAAATGTATGCTCCGATGGGAACCGGGGTTTTATACGGAAAACGTGAGATATTAGAAGATTTACCGCCATTTCATGGGGGAGGAGAGATGATTGCAACATGTTCTTTTGATGGAACAACGTATGCGGGACTACCTTTTAAATATGAAGCGGGAACACCAAATGTTGGAGGGAATATTGCTTTAGGAGCGGCGGTTGATTTTATGAACAGAGTGGGACATGAAAACATCCAAAATCATGAAAATGCTTTATTGGAATATGCCCAAAGACATCTTTTAGAAATTGAGGGTCTGAAAGTATATGGTGAGAAAGCGAAGAGAACTGGAGTGGTTTCCTTTAATTTGGAAGGAGTAGGGATTTCCTCTGATGTAGGGATGATCCTGGATAAAATGGGAATTGCCGTAAGAACAGGACATCACTGTACGCAGCCAATTATGGATTTCTTTAATATTGCAGGGACGGTAAGAGCTAGTTTTGCTGTTTATAATACTTTTGAAGAGATTGATCTTTTAGTAGAAGGTGTTAAAAAAGCACAGCGAATGTTAAGTTAG
- a CDS encoding PSP1 domain-containing protein → MSCGCKTSGDSAHSCGPKKTANGCENVNTCGNSYKLSVFDWLSNINNPAPNRCDFVEVRFKNDRKSFYKNVNNIPLHIGSVITVESSPGHDVGVVSLTGELVKIQMKKKKFSEESALKIYRQANQKDLEVWQEARKKEDGVKLEARKIAQRLGLEMKVTDVEYQGDSSKITFYYTADNRIDFRQLIKDYAGAFRTKIDMKQIGFRQEAAKVGGIGSCGRELCCSTWLTDFRSVNTNVARYQQLSINPQKLAGQCGKLKCCLNYELDSYLDALSNFPSSSTTLETEKGKAFCIKIDVFKKKMWFAYVDNSIAWYDFDIDLVKKLISKNKRGEKILPLEDLKQPEAPSQSIDLIQENNVDRFEKKNRNNRNRNNQNKQNSNNQNQGQGQKKNRPERSERQERPNRSEKPENPNANSGNQQRQPKPQQQQQKAPVEKVKAENNSDADKTQQNNPNKKKFKKKYPPKKDKNA, encoded by the coding sequence ATGAGTTGTGGATGTAAAACATCCGGCGATTCTGCACATTCTTGCGGTCCTAAAAAAACTGCAAATGGCTGTGAAAATGTAAATACCTGCGGGAATAGTTATAAATTAAGTGTTTTTGACTGGCTTTCTAACATTAACAATCCAGCACCAAACAGGTGTGATTTTGTAGAAGTTAGATTTAAAAATGACAGGAAATCGTTTTATAAAAATGTAAATAATATTCCTTTACATATAGGTAGCGTAATTACAGTAGAATCTAGTCCGGGACACGATGTAGGCGTAGTAAGCCTTACGGGAGAATTAGTAAAGATTCAGATGAAAAAGAAAAAGTTTTCTGAAGAATCAGCACTTAAAATATACAGACAGGCCAACCAAAAAGACCTTGAGGTATGGCAGGAAGCAAGAAAAAAAGAGGACGGCGTAAAGCTTGAAGCAAGAAAAATTGCTCAGAGACTAGGGCTTGAAATGAAAGTAACTGATGTTGAATATCAGGGAGATTCTTCAAAAATAACGTTTTATTATACAGCTGATAACCGTATAGACTTCAGACAGCTAATCAAAGATTATGCTGGAGCCTTCAGAACCAAGATTGATATGAAACAAATCGGGTTCAGACAGGAAGCGGCAAAAGTAGGGGGAATTGGATCTTGCGGACGCGAACTTTGCTGTTCTACCTGGTTAACAGACTTCAGATCTGTAAATACGAATGTAGCAAGATATCAGCAGCTAAGCATCAATCCTCAAAAACTTGCAGGACAGTGCGGGAAGCTTAAATGCTGCCTTAACTATGAACTTGACAGCTATTTGGATGCGTTAAGCAACTTCCCATCTTCTTCTACTACACTGGAAACAGAAAAAGGAAAAGCATTCTGTATCAAAATAGATGTTTTCAAAAAGAAAATGTGGTTTGCTTATGTAGACAATTCTATTGCATGGTATGATTTTGATATTGACCTTGTTAAAAAACTGATTTCAAAGAACAAAAGAGGAGAAAAAATACTTCCTTTAGAAGACCTGAAACAACCTGAAGCACCATCTCAAAGCATTGACCTGATTCAGGAAAATAACGTTGACCGCTTCGAGAAGAAAAACAGAAACAATAGAAACAGAAACAATCAGAATAAGCAAAACAGCAATAATCAAAATCAGGGGCAGGGACAAAAGAAAAACAGACCGGAAAGATCAGAAAGACAGGAAAGACCTAATCGATCTGAGAAACCTGAAAACCCTAATGCTAACTCAGGAAATCAGCAGAGACAGCCGAAGCCTCAGCAACAGCAACAAAAAGCACCTGTGGAAAAGGTAAAAGCTGAAAACAACTCTGATGCCGATAAAACTCAGCAAAACAACCCGAACAAGAAAAAATTTAAAAAGAAATATCCTCCAAAAAAAGATAAAAATGCGTAA
- a CDS encoding ribose-phosphate pyrophosphokinase — translation MADQLSYLFCTRTSRDLAEKIAQSYGKELGKINFQEFSDGEFEPVLDESVRGGRVFLIGSTFPPADNLLELLLMIDAAKRASAKSITVVIPYFGLARQDRKDKPRAPIGAKLVANLLTAAGATRIMTMDLHADQIQGFFEIPVDHLYASTIFVDYIKSLNLDNLTIASPDMGGAKRAKNYAGHLGAEVVIAYKERKKANVVEEMFLIGDVTGKNVILIDDMIDTAGTLCKAADILIEKGAKTVRAMATHGVLSGKAYENIENSKILEVIVTDSIPVKNNLSSKIKVLSCAPLFADVMTMVHEHKSISSKFVI, via the coding sequence ATGGCCGATCAGTTAAGTTATCTATTTTGTACAAGAACCAGCAGGGACTTGGCAGAGAAAATTGCCCAGAGTTATGGGAAAGAATTAGGAAAAATCAACTTTCAGGAGTTCAGTGACGGGGAATTTGAGCCTGTTTTGGATGAATCTGTAAGAGGTGGAAGAGTTTTCCTAATCGGATCTACATTCCCGCCTGCAGACAATCTTTTAGAACTTCTTCTAATGATTGATGCAGCAAAAAGAGCTTCTGCAAAGAGCATTACCGTTGTAATTCCTTACTTCGGACTTGCCAGACAGGACAGAAAAGACAAACCAAGAGCGCCGATCGGTGCCAAGCTAGTTGCGAACCTTCTTACAGCAGCGGGAGCAACAAGAATAATGACAATGGATCTTCACGCAGATCAGATTCAGGGATTCTTCGAAATTCCGGTAGATCATCTTTATGCTTCTACTATCTTCGTAGATTACATTAAATCTTTAAATCTTGATAACCTTACGATTGCTTCTCCGGATATGGGAGGTGCTAAAAGAGCAAAAAACTATGCAGGTCACCTAGGGGCAGAAGTGGTAATTGCGTATAAGGAAAGAAAGAAAGCAAACGTTGTAGAAGAAATGTTCCTGATTGGGGATGTTACCGGTAAGAACGTAATTCTTATTGATGACATGATTGATACAGCGGGGACACTTTGCAAAGCTGCGGATATTCTGATTGAGAAAGGAGCAAAAACAGTAAGAGCTATGGCTACTCATGGAGTGCTTTCAGGAAAGGCTTACGAGAATATTGAGAACTCAAAAATTCTGGAAGTTATTGTAACTGACTCAATTCCTGTTAAAAATAATTTGTCATCTAAAATAAAAGTGCTATCTTGCGCCCCGTTATTTGCGGACGTTATGACAATGGTTCATGAGCACAAATCAATCAGTAGCAAGTTTGTTATTTAA
- a CDS encoding transglycosylase domain-containing protein, with protein sequence MEVNNKNAGNKGKTFPLPPKKKNTSWKKWVSFIWIGLIAVVLGISGLFFAVSQGFLGEMPDVKELENPDIFVASEIISSDGVTLGKFEKEKTQPIVYKDLPPYLIYALQAKEDERFKEHSGIDLYSIARAVAYGGGRGGGSTITQQLAKLLFTGTASQNKFERAFQKLKEWVVAVSLEKRYTKEEIITLYFNKFDFLFNANGVEMASRVYFNKKTSELTLPEAATFVAMLENPRKNNPYRYPEKAKERRNVVLDQMQKTGYIDAATYEKAINTPVEVDFHPIKSITDGYSAYYKFYLRKEIDKYLESHEKETGKKLNLYKDGLKIYVTLDSKMQKYAEEAIKEHLTDLQKRFDAEQRGRKNRPFYYLTDKQINDVMVQAMKRTGRYKLLKADGMPDDSIMMEFKKPIKTSRFTWNGEEEVEMSPWDSIRYHKQIAQAGLMSMVPGTGEIKAWVGGIDWQHFQYDHIKQGKRQVGSTFKPFVYATAIMKLGMTPCSTVSNGTYDHNGWHVPGRGGMLTLKDGLAHSQNPIAARLIEMTGVDAVIQTARDLGVTEDIPRNNTIALGSSDITIYEMLGAYSTFANYGNHNKPEMIWRIEDANGRVIKEVNVEPKEVMNPMYAYTMIELMKGVAQYGTASGELGRRGISKGVEIAAKTGTTQNNSDGWFMGITPKLATGAWVGWEDRATHFFGTGEGQGARMALPIWAIFMKKVWADKSLGITPDDKFTKPSDWKDGCSNLKGLGGGYGDDGSLQTIDEIKNPRPIDPTPKKPTEKKEENINENLHSNDEVDFNK encoded by the coding sequence ATGGAAGTAAACAATAAAAATGCAGGAAATAAGGGGAAAACATTTCCTCTGCCTCCCAAAAAAAAGAACACCTCTTGGAAAAAATGGGTCTCATTTATTTGGATTGGGCTTATTGCGGTAGTTTTAGGGATTTCAGGACTTTTCTTTGCAGTTTCCCAAGGATTCCTTGGAGAGATGCCAGACGTAAAAGAACTTGAAAACCCGGATATCTTCGTAGCTTCTGAAATCATATCCTCAGATGGGGTAACGCTGGGGAAGTTTGAGAAAGAAAAGACCCAGCCTATTGTATATAAGGACCTTCCGCCTTATCTTATCTATGCTCTTCAGGCAAAAGAAGATGAACGTTTTAAAGAACATTCAGGAATCGACTTATACTCTATCGCCAGAGCTGTTGCTTACGGTGGTGGACGTGGTGGAGGTTCTACCATCACTCAACAGCTAGCAAAACTTCTTTTCACAGGAACAGCCTCTCAGAATAAATTTGAAAGAGCATTCCAAAAACTGAAAGAATGGGTTGTTGCCGTAAGTCTTGAAAAAAGATATACAAAAGAAGAAATTATCACGCTTTACTTTAATAAGTTTGACTTCTTATTCAATGCTAATGGTGTTGAAATGGCATCCAGGGTTTATTTTAACAAAAAAACCTCTGAACTTACGCTTCCGGAAGCTGCTACCTTTGTAGCTATGCTTGAAAACCCAAGAAAAAATAACCCTTACAGGTATCCTGAAAAAGCAAAGGAAAGAAGAAATGTTGTATTGGATCAGATGCAAAAAACCGGATATATTGATGCTGCAACCTATGAAAAAGCAATCAATACTCCTGTAGAGGTAGATTTCCACCCAATTAAAAGTATTACTGACGGATATTCTGCATATTATAAATTCTATCTGAGAAAAGAGATCGATAAGTATCTTGAGTCTCACGAAAAGGAAACCGGTAAAAAGCTTAACCTATATAAAGACGGTTTAAAAATCTATGTTACCCTTGATTCTAAAATGCAGAAGTATGCAGAAGAAGCTATTAAGGAACACTTAACCGATCTTCAGAAAAGATTTGATGCCGAACAGAGAGGAAGAAAGAACAGACCTTTCTATTACCTTACAGACAAACAGATTAATGATGTAATGGTTCAGGCAATGAAAAGAACGGGCCGATATAAGCTATTAAAAGCAGACGGCATGCCTGATGATTCCATTATGATGGAATTCAAAAAACCGATCAAAACTTCAAGATTCACATGGAATGGAGAAGAAGAGGTGGAAATGTCACCTTGGGATTCTATCAGATATCACAAGCAAATTGCACAGGCCGGACTGATGTCTATGGTTCCGGGAACGGGAGAAATCAAAGCCTGGGTAGGTGGTATCGATTGGCAACATTTCCAATATGACCATATTAAGCAAGGTAAGAGACAGGTAGGATCTACATTCAAGCCCTTCGTATATGCCACTGCGATTATGAAACTTGGAATGACACCTTGTTCAACTGTTTCTAACGGAACTTATGACCACAACGGATGGCATGTACCGGGAAGAGGTGGAATGCTGACTTTGAAAGATGGTTTAGCGCACTCTCAGAACCCGATTGCCGCAAGACTTATTGAAATGACTGGTGTAGACGCCGTTATCCAGACCGCAAGAGATCTTGGGGTAACAGAGGATATTCCAAGAAACAATACGATTGCATTAGGGTCGTCCGATATTACCATCTATGAAATGCTAGGTGCATACAGTACTTTCGCCAACTATGGAAACCATAACAAGCCGGAAATGATCTGGAGAATTGAAGATGCTAATGGTAGAGTGATTAAAGAAGTCAACGTAGAACCGAAGGAGGTTATGAACCCAATGTACGCCTACACTATGATTGAATTGATGAAAGGTGTTGCACAATATGGTACTGCATCAGGAGAATTAGGAAGAAGAGGAATCTCTAAAGGTGTTGAAATTGCTGCCAAAACAGGTACTACACAGAACAACTCCGATGGTTGGTTCATGGGGATCACCCCAAAACTAGCAACAGGAGCCTGGGTAGGATGGGAAGACAGAGCGACTCACTTCTTTGGAACCGGAGAAGGTCAGGGAGCCAGAATGGCTCTTCCAATATGGGCAATCTTCATGAAGAAAGTATGGGCAGACAAATCATTAGGAATCACTCCGGATGATAAGTTCACTAAACCTTCAGATTGGAAAGACGGTTGTTCAAATCTTAAAGGATTAGGTGGCGGATATGGAGATGATGGAAGCCTTCAGACCATTGATGAGATCAAGAATCCAAGACCTATAGATCCAACTCCTAAAAAACCAACAGAAAAGAAAGAAGAAAATATCAATGAAAATCTTCACTCTAATGATGAGGTAGATTTTAATAAATAA
- a CDS encoding G-D-S-L family lipolytic protein, with product MKKIIISTIAVSALLFTVTSCNTDFDTDVKDIQASKGSADFSKYVALGNSLTSGYRDGALYADGQNESYPSMIAQQMKLVGGGEFKQPLMPDNNGGLLLALSSTTTVQIADTKLYVKGFVDGAPDIDKANNNVSTTLVNTVLKGPFNNLGVPGAKVAHLLAPKYGDVQGIAAKTANPYFVRFASSPNASVIDDFVSQNPTFFSLWIGNNDALLYALAGADSSVETLTPPAQFKQYYDLLISKIEATKAKGVIANIPSVTSIPSLTTIPTNPLTSAVLGKGNIAVGEATIDDLNKNVYGPLSQILTALGAGDRIKPLSKSAANPLLIKDESITNLGAQITAAATASGNPTLVMLAAYLGATYGQARQAKAGDLIPLTTKAAIGTLETLPPGIPASLGARGVAYPFADKYVLIPTEIKEINDAIDAYNVTIKAAATAKGYAFVDANAKLKQLAADSGISWDGVRYTAKFVSGGAFSLDGVHLTGRGYGVIANEFISAINATYQSSLPLVNPNNYSGVTLP from the coding sequence ATGAAAAAAATTATAATATCAACAATAGCAGTTTCTGCACTTCTTTTTACTGTAACAAGCTGTAATACGGATTTTGATACTGATGTAAAAGACATACAGGCATCAAAAGGAAGTGCTGATTTCTCAAAATATGTTGCTTTAGGAAACTCACTGACTTCAGGGTACAGAGATGGGGCGCTTTATGCAGATGGACAAAATGAATCTTATCCATCAATGATTGCTCAACAAATGAAACTTGTTGGGGGTGGGGAATTTAAGCAGCCTTTAATGCCGGATAATAATGGTGGATTGCTTTTGGCGCTTTCATCAACTACCACTGTTCAGATTGCTGATACAAAACTTTATGTGAAAGGTTTTGTTGATGGAGCACCTGATATAGATAAGGCTAATAATAATGTTTCAACAACATTGGTAAATACAGTCCTTAAAGGACCATTTAATAATCTTGGTGTTCCAGGTGCAAAGGTGGCTCATTTATTGGCTCCTAAATATGGAGATGTTCAGGGAATAGCAGCAAAAACAGCAAACCCTTACTTTGTTAGATTTGCTTCTTCCCCTAATGCATCGGTCATTGATGACTTTGTGAGTCAAAATCCTACATTCTTCTCTTTATGGATAGGGAATAATGACGCCCTGTTATATGCATTAGCCGGTGCGGATAGCTCTGTTGAAACATTGACGCCTCCGGCTCAGTTTAAGCAATATTATGATTTGTTGATTTCTAAAATTGAAGCAACAAAAGCTAAAGGGGTTATTGCTAATATTCCAAGTGTGACCTCTATTCCTTCTCTAACAACAATACCAACCAATCCTCTGACTTCTGCCGTTTTAGGAAAAGGAAATATTGCTGTAGGAGAGGCTACAATAGATGATTTAAATAAAAATGTATACGGTCCATTAAGCCAGATCTTAACAGCATTAGGTGCTGGAGACAGAATAAAGCCTCTTTCTAAATCAGCAGCCAATCCACTGTTGATTAAGGATGAGAGTATTACCAATCTGGGAGCGCAGATCACAGCTGCTGCTACAGCTTCTGGAAATCCAACTTTAGTGATGCTTGCAGCTTATCTTGGTGCTACTTATGGACAGGCAAGACAGGCGAAAGCTGGGGATCTTATTCCTTTAACAACAAAGGCTGCTATTGGCACGCTTGAGACGCTTCCTCCGGGAATTCCTGCATCTCTTGGAGCCAGAGGAGTTGCTTATCCATTTGCAGACAAATATGTTTTGATTCCAACTGAGATTAAGGAGATTAATGATGCTATAGATGCTTATAACGTAACCATTAAAGCAGCAGCTACTGCAAAAGGATATGCTTTTGTGGATGCAAATGCTAAACTTAAGCAGTTGGCAGCAGATTCCGGTATTTCTTGGGATGGGGTAAGATACACAGCTAAATTTGTGTCCGGAGGTGCATTCTCACTGGATGGAGTGCATTTAACAGGTAGAGGATATGGTGTTATTGCCAACGAATTTATTAGTGCAATTAATGCAACTTATCAATCATCATTACCTTTGGTAAACCCTAATAATTACTCAGGAGTTACACTACCATAA